In Nocardioides sp. zg-1228, a single window of DNA contains:
- the sucC gene encoding ADP-forming succinate--CoA ligase subunit beta, producing the protein MDLMEFQAKELFAKHGVTTTLGVVAETPEAARAAAEEMGGVTVVKAQVKAGGRGKAGGVKIAKTADEAESYARDIIGMEIKGLRVNRVLVTPATPPVEEYYFSFLLDRSNRSHLCIASVEGGVEIEEVAKTNPDAVKKIRIDALEGVTPEKAAAIVDEAKFPAELRDQAIEMVQNLWKVYVEEDATLVEVNPLARLEGDKLEALDGKVSLDDNASEVRHPDHAQFEIREEADALESKAKDKGLNYVKLDGQVGIIGNGAGLVMSTLDVVAYAGEAHGGVKPANFLDIGGGANAQVMADGLDVILGDEQVKSVFVNVFGGITSCDEVANGIKGALEILGDSATKPLVVRLDGNNVQKGRAILDELNHPLVTQVDTMDGAADKAAELAHQA; encoded by the coding sequence GTGGACCTGATGGAATTTCAGGCGAAAGAGCTCTTCGCCAAGCATGGAGTAACGACCACCCTGGGTGTCGTCGCCGAGACCCCGGAGGCTGCTCGCGCCGCAGCCGAGGAGATGGGCGGCGTGACCGTCGTCAAGGCCCAGGTCAAGGCCGGCGGCCGCGGCAAGGCCGGAGGCGTGAAGATCGCCAAGACCGCCGACGAGGCGGAGTCCTACGCCCGCGACATCATCGGCATGGAGATCAAGGGCCTGCGGGTCAACCGCGTCCTGGTCACCCCCGCGACCCCGCCGGTGGAGGAGTACTACTTCTCCTTCCTGCTCGACCGCTCCAACCGCTCGCACCTGTGCATCGCCTCGGTCGAGGGCGGCGTCGAGATCGAGGAGGTCGCCAAGACCAACCCCGACGCGGTGAAGAAGATCCGCATCGACGCGCTCGAGGGTGTCACCCCCGAGAAGGCCGCCGCGATCGTCGACGAGGCGAAGTTCCCCGCCGAGCTGCGCGACCAGGCCATCGAGATGGTCCAGAATCTGTGGAAGGTCTACGTCGAGGAGGACGCCACCCTCGTCGAGGTCAACCCGCTGGCCCGCCTCGAGGGCGACAAGCTGGAGGCCCTCGACGGCAAGGTGTCGCTCGACGACAACGCCTCCGAGGTCCGCCACCCCGACCACGCGCAGTTCGAGATCCGCGAGGAGGCCGACGCGCTCGAGTCGAAGGCCAAGGACAAGGGCCTCAACTACGTCAAGCTCGACGGCCAGGTCGGCATCATCGGCAACGGCGCGGGCCTCGTGATGAGCACCCTCGACGTGGTCGCCTACGCCGGCGAGGCGCACGGCGGCGTCAAGCCCGCCAACTTCCTCGACATCGGCGGCGGCGCCAACGCCCAGGTGATGGCCGACGGCCTCGACGTGATCCTCGGCGACGAGCAGGTCAAGAGCGTCTTCGTCAACGTCTTCGGCGGCATCACCTCCTGCGACGAGGTGGCCAACGGCATCAAGGGCGCGCTGGAGATCCTCGGCGACAGCGCCACCAAGCCGCTCGTCGTACGCCTCGACGGCAACAACGTGCAGAAGGGTCGCGCGATCCTCGACGAGCTCAACCACCCGCTGGTCACCCAGGTCGACACGATGGACGGCGCGGCCGACAAGGCCGCCGAGCTCGCCCACCAGGCCTGA
- a CDS encoding YibE/F family protein, protein MGAGHSHGARPSLGPLPRRLAVLIGLVVGPLVLATLVGLVVLWPDGDLQIDQPGVDVERGTATVTEVGPCPPRDGEEVAGCRLAEVELLSGPGAPGTADALLPYGPRAPEVVAGDRIIVSLTEQAPAGEQYAFQDFDRGPPLLVLTILFAVGVLALSRWRGIGALASLAYSLVLIAVFTLPAIMGGASPLLVAVTSAAAIMLVTLYLSHGFDVRSTVAMIGTLVSLVVIGGVGWVFTRVGHFTGLVDEGSQYISGIAAQVDLRGLLLAGLVIGALGVLDDVTVTQTWAVWELADVDPDATTRSLFTRAMRIGRSHVASTVNTLVLAYVGATLPLMLVFSALSMPFGVAISQEVVAQEVVRGLVGGLGIIAAVPVTTAIAALVAGRLVRDRGVGAGGSHRA, encoded by the coding sequence GTGGGGGCTGGACACAGCCACGGCGCGCGCCCTTCCCTGGGCCCGCTGCCGCGTCGGCTCGCGGTGCTGATCGGACTCGTCGTGGGGCCGCTGGTGCTCGCGACGCTGGTCGGGCTGGTGGTGCTGTGGCCCGACGGCGACCTTCAGATCGACCAGCCCGGCGTCGACGTCGAGCGCGGCACCGCGACCGTGACCGAGGTCGGTCCCTGCCCGCCGCGCGACGGCGAGGAGGTGGCGGGCTGCCGGCTCGCGGAGGTCGAGCTGCTCAGCGGGCCCGGTGCGCCCGGCACGGCGGACGCGCTGCTGCCCTACGGCCCCCGGGCGCCCGAGGTGGTCGCCGGCGACCGGATCATCGTGTCGCTCACCGAGCAGGCACCCGCCGGCGAGCAGTACGCGTTCCAGGACTTCGACCGCGGCCCGCCGCTGCTGGTGCTGACGATCCTCTTCGCCGTCGGCGTCCTCGCGCTGTCGCGCTGGCGCGGCATCGGTGCGCTCGCCAGCCTGGCGTACTCCCTCGTCCTGATCGCGGTGTTCACCCTGCCGGCGATCATGGGGGGCGCCTCCCCGCTGCTGGTCGCGGTGACGTCCGCCGCCGCGATCATGCTCGTCACGCTCTACCTCTCCCACGGCTTCGACGTGCGCTCGACCGTGGCGATGATCGGCACCCTGGTGTCGCTGGTGGTGATCGGCGGCGTCGGCTGGGTCTTCACCCGGGTCGGCCACTTCACCGGCCTGGTCGACGAGGGCAGCCAGTACATCTCCGGCATCGCCGCCCAGGTCGACCTGCGCGGCCTGCTGCTGGCCGGGCTGGTGATCGGCGCGCTCGGCGTGCTCGACGACGTCACCGTCACCCAGACCTGGGCGGTCTGGGAGCTGGCCGACGTCGACCCCGACGCGACCACCCGCTCGCTCTTCACGCGGGCGATGCGCATCGGGCGCTCGCACGTCGCCTCCACCGTCAACACGCTGGTCCTGGCCTACGTCGGCGCCACGCTCCCGCTGATGCTGGTGTTCTCGGCGCTGTCGATGCCGTTCGGCGTCGCGATCAGCCAGGAGGTCGTCGCGCAGGAGGTCGTGCGCGGCCTGGTCGGCGGCCTGGGCATCATCGCCGCGGTGCCGGTGACCACGGCGATCGCGGCCCTCGTCGCGGGTCGGCTGGTGCGCGACCGGGGCGTGGGCGCGGGCGGGTCCCACCGCGCCTAG
- a CDS encoding M23 family metallopeptidase, with protein sequence MSGKRRATPAPRRSLVRLPSVPLVAGVAVLAVSATAAVTGAGAGVTTLASTGSTVGSTQAIGAAAGQALSRRGPLVSRGDIRDSGSEETDPELVALAEKQVAEYAAKLKEMRQAAEKQAAKIKENKWVLPLDSYGITATFGQYGLWASYHTGLDFNANTGDRILSVANGTVTSTGYDGAYGNKTVVTLDDGTEIWYCHQTSIYVSVGDRVNGGEVIGTVGTTGHVTGSHLHLEVRPGGGGPVDPFQAFVEHGIVP encoded by the coding sequence GTGAGCGGCAAGCGGCGCGCCACCCCGGCGCCGCGCCGTTCCCTGGTGCGGCTGCCGTCCGTCCCGCTCGTGGCCGGTGTCGCCGTCCTCGCGGTCTCCGCCACCGCGGCCGTCACCGGTGCGGGGGCCGGCGTCACGACGCTGGCCTCGACGGGCTCGACGGTCGGCTCCACCCAGGCCATCGGTGCGGCCGCCGGGCAGGCGCTCTCGCGCCGCGGTCCCCTGGTCAGCCGCGGCGACATCCGCGACTCCGGCAGCGAGGAGACCGACCCCGAGCTGGTCGCCCTGGCCGAGAAGCAGGTGGCCGAGTACGCCGCCAAGCTCAAGGAGATGCGTCAGGCCGCGGAGAAGCAGGCGGCGAAGATCAAGGAGAACAAGTGGGTTCTCCCCCTCGACAGCTACGGCATCACCGCCACCTTCGGCCAGTACGGCCTCTGGGCCAGCTACCACACCGGCCTCGACTTCAACGCCAACACCGGCGACCGGATCCTGTCGGTGGCCAACGGCACGGTCACCTCGACGGGCTACGACGGCGCCTACGGCAACAAGACCGTCGTCACCCTCGATGACGGCACCGAGATCTGGTACTGCCACCAGACCTCGATCTACGTCTCGGTCGGCGACCGCGTCAACGGCGGCGAGGTCATCGGCACCGTCGGCACCACCGGCCACGTCACCGGCTCCCACCTCCACCTCGAGGTGCGTCCCGGCGGCGGCGGGCCCGTCGACCCGTTCCAGGCCTTCGTCGAGCACGGCATCGTCCCCTGA
- a CDS encoding MFS transporter, which produces MEGAPRRGKCRARTTDPCYLDVKIAEWGYDVRWWQRVLPPTKLERDLVWQCVLSAFATGTFLAGTAVYFTQVVGLSGAQVGLGMSIAAGVTLVLQLPMGRLADRVGAKPLWAVASLVEAALYLAWPFIGDMATFVAMLSVLAIFETAGRNARNVYRIAVFPRAVRVRAMAYMRAARNVGYTLGAGASGVALGIGLDAVRLIPLVTGALLVLNALLIATVLPAVARAVPEVQDDGTPVAAPPAWRNPGFVVLSVCNGVLSSNQVLLNVVVPLWLVERTDAPVTLVAWLFGTNTVLAVALQVRASRVADSVDGSLRAARWSGYAFVLSCGLIAWTHETVGWVSIVLIWIGHVTITGAELWQSAADWCFTAELSDHRRLGDYQGIWGLGYQVEPIVFPALYTWLALTVGTVGWVAIAVIGMTAAVVAHPAARAAERHLVRIGAPVGV; this is translated from the coding sequence GTGGAGGGGGCGCCGCGGCGCGGAAAATGCCGCGCGCGCACCACCGACCCCTGTTATCTTGACGTCAAGATAGCCGAGTGGGGGTACGACGTGCGGTGGTGGCAGCGGGTCCTCCCGCCGACGAAGCTCGAGCGCGACCTGGTCTGGCAGTGCGTGCTGTCGGCGTTCGCCACCGGCACGTTCCTCGCCGGCACCGCCGTCTACTTCACCCAGGTCGTCGGGCTGAGCGGGGCGCAGGTCGGGCTGGGCATGTCGATCGCCGCGGGCGTCACCCTCGTCCTGCAGCTGCCGATGGGCCGGCTCGCGGACCGGGTCGGCGCCAAGCCGCTGTGGGCCGTGGCGAGCCTCGTGGAGGCGGCGCTCTACCTCGCGTGGCCGTTCATCGGCGACATGGCGACCTTCGTCGCGATGCTGTCGGTGCTCGCGATCTTCGAGACCGCCGGGCGCAACGCGCGCAACGTCTACCGGATCGCGGTCTTCCCGCGTGCGGTCCGCGTGCGGGCGATGGCCTACATGCGCGCCGCCCGCAACGTCGGCTACACCCTGGGCGCCGGCGCCAGCGGAGTGGCGCTCGGCATCGGCCTCGACGCCGTGCGCCTGATCCCGTTGGTCACCGGCGCCCTCCTGGTGCTCAACGCGCTGCTGATCGCGACGGTGCTGCCGGCGGTGGCGCGCGCCGTGCCGGAGGTGCAGGACGACGGGACGCCCGTCGCGGCGCCGCCGGCCTGGCGCAACCCGGGCTTCGTCGTGCTGAGCGTCTGCAACGGGGTGCTCTCGTCCAACCAGGTGCTGCTCAACGTCGTGGTGCCGCTGTGGTTGGTCGAGCGCACCGACGCGCCGGTGACGCTGGTGGCCTGGCTGTTCGGCACCAACACGGTCCTCGCCGTCGCGTTGCAGGTGCGCGCGAGCCGCGTCGCCGACTCCGTCGACGGGTCGCTGCGGGCGGCGCGGTGGTCGGGCTACGCGTTCGTCCTCTCGTGCGGGCTCATCGCCTGGACCCACGAGACGGTGGGCTGGGTCTCGATCGTGCTGATCTGGATCGGCCACGTCACCATCACCGGCGCGGAGCTGTGGCAGTCGGCCGCCGACTGGTGCTTCACCGCCGAGCTCTCCGACCACCGGCGTCTCGGCGACTACCAGGGGATCTGGGGCCTGGGCTACCAGGTCGAGCCGATCGTCTTCCCGGCCCTCTACACCTGGCTCGCCCTCACGGTCGGCACGGTCGGCTGGGTCGCCATCGCCGTGATCGGCATGACGGCCGCCGTCGTCGCCCACCCCGCTGCCCGCGCGGCCGAGCGGCACCTGGTCCGGATCGGGGCGCCGGTCGGGGTCTGA
- the sucD gene encoding succinate--CoA ligase subunit alpha: protein MSIYLNKDSKIIVQGMTGGMGAKHTTLMVESGADIVGGVNARKAGTTVELGGKELPVFGTVEEAMKETGADVSVAFVPPAFTKDACIEAIDAEIPLLVVITEGVPVLDTAEVVAYLEGKKTRMIGPNCPGIITPEESLAGITPHTIAGKGPIGLVSKSGTLTYQMMYELKDFGFTTAIGIGGDPIVGTTHIDALEAFENDPETKAIVMIGEIGGDAEERAAAYIKEHVTKPVVGYVAGFTAPEGKTMGHAGAIVSGSSGTAQAKKEALEAAGVKVGKTPSETAALMREILQGL from the coding sequence ATGAGCATCTACCTCAACAAGGACTCCAAGATCATCGTCCAGGGCATGACGGGCGGCATGGGTGCCAAGCACACGACCCTCATGGTCGAGTCGGGCGCCGACATCGTCGGCGGCGTCAACGCCCGCAAGGCCGGCACGACCGTCGAGCTCGGCGGCAAGGAGCTCCCGGTCTTCGGCACCGTCGAGGAGGCGATGAAGGAGACCGGCGCCGACGTGTCGGTCGCGTTCGTCCCGCCGGCGTTCACCAAGGACGCCTGCATCGAGGCCATCGACGCCGAGATCCCGCTCCTCGTGGTGATCACCGAGGGCGTCCCGGTCCTCGACACGGCCGAGGTCGTGGCCTACCTCGAGGGCAAGAAGACCCGCATGATCGGCCCCAACTGCCCCGGCATCATCACGCCGGAGGAGTCGCTGGCCGGCATCACGCCGCACACCATCGCGGGCAAGGGCCCGATCGGCCTGGTGTCGAAGTCGGGCACGCTGACCTACCAGATGATGTACGAGCTGAAGGACTTCGGCTTCACCACCGCCATCGGCATCGGCGGCGACCCGATCGTCGGCACCACGCACATCGACGCGCTCGAGGCCTTCGAGAACGACCCGGAGACCAAGGCGATCGTGATGATCGGCGAGATCGGCGGCGACGCCGAGGAGCGGGCCGCGGCCTACATCAAGGAGCACGTGACCAAGCCGGTCGTCGGCTACGTCGCCGGCTTCACGGCCCCCGAGGGCAAGACCATGGGCCACGCCGGCGCCATCGTCTCGGGCTCCTCGGGCACCGCGCAGGCGAAGAAGGAGGCCCTCGAGGCCGCCGGGGTCAAGGTCGGCAAGACGCCGTCCGAGACCGCCGCGCTGATGCGGGAGATCCTCCAGGGACTCTGA
- the purH gene encoding bifunctional phosphoribosylaminoimidazolecarboxamide formyltransferase/IMP cyclohydrolase: MSPTAEHRVPIRRALVSVYDKTGLDELVRGLHGAGVELVSTGGSAALIDSLGLPVTRVEDLTGFPECLDGRVKTLHPRVHAGILADRRLDSHVAQLEELGVEPFDLVVSNLYPFTETVASGAGPDECVEQIDIGGPSMVRAAAKNHPSVAIVTSPAAYDAVLAAVAAGGFTLAERRRLAAEAFVHTATYDVHVASWMGNVLTDTSDGSGFPAWLGATWTKEAALRYGENPHQSAALYGTGFLPDGPGLAQATQHHGKEMSYNNYVDADAARRAAYDFDEPAVAIIKHANPCGIAVADDVATAHRKAHECDPVSAFGGVIATNVPVSVAMAQQVAEIFTEVVVAPGYEDGAIEALQAKKNIRILECPPLTRGGSDLRSISGGLLLQQRDVLSAEGDDPASWTLATGEAASDEVLADLAFAWRACRAVKSNAILLASGGASVGVGMGQVNRVDSCRLAVERAGERAASAVAASDAFFPFADGPQILIDAGVRAIVQPGGSVRDAEVVAACEAAGVTMYLTGARHFFH, encoded by the coding sequence GTGTCCCCCACCGCCGAGCACCGCGTCCCGATCCGCCGCGCCCTCGTCTCCGTCTACGACAAGACCGGCCTCGACGAGCTGGTGCGCGGCCTGCACGGCGCCGGCGTCGAGCTCGTCTCCACCGGCGGCTCCGCCGCGCTCATCGACTCCCTCGGCCTGCCGGTCACCCGCGTGGAGGACCTCACCGGCTTCCCCGAGTGCCTCGACGGCCGCGTCAAGACCCTGCACCCGCGGGTGCACGCCGGCATCCTGGCCGACCGCCGCCTCGACTCCCACGTCGCGCAGCTCGAGGAGCTCGGCGTCGAGCCGTTCGACCTCGTCGTGAGCAACCTCTACCCGTTCACCGAAACCGTCGCCTCGGGGGCCGGACCCGACGAGTGCGTGGAGCAGATCGACATCGGCGGGCCCTCGATGGTGCGCGCCGCCGCGAAGAACCACCCCAGCGTCGCCATCGTCACCTCACCCGCGGCGTACGACGCCGTGCTCGCCGCCGTCGCGGCCGGCGGCTTCACGCTGGCCGAGCGGCGTCGCCTCGCGGCGGAGGCCTTCGTCCACACCGCGACCTACGACGTCCACGTGGCGTCGTGGATGGGCAACGTGCTCACCGACACGAGCGACGGCTCGGGCTTCCCGGCGTGGCTGGGCGCGACGTGGACCAAGGAGGCGGCGCTCCGCTACGGCGAGAACCCGCACCAGTCCGCCGCGCTCTACGGCACCGGCTTCCTGCCCGACGGGCCGGGCCTGGCCCAGGCCACCCAGCACCACGGCAAGGAGATGTCCTACAACAACTACGTCGACGCCGACGCGGCCCGCCGGGCGGCCTACGACTTCGACGAGCCGGCCGTGGCGATCATCAAGCACGCCAACCCCTGCGGCATCGCGGTCGCCGACGACGTCGCCACCGCCCACCGCAAGGCGCACGAGTGCGACCCGGTCAGCGCCTTCGGCGGCGTGATCGCCACCAACGTGCCGGTCTCCGTCGCGATGGCGCAGCAGGTGGCCGAGATCTTCACCGAGGTCGTCGTGGCGCCCGGCTACGAGGACGGCGCCATCGAGGCGCTGCAGGCCAAGAAGAACATCCGGATCCTGGAGTGCCCGCCGCTCACCCGCGGCGGCAGCGACCTGCGCTCGATCTCCGGCGGGCTGCTGCTGCAGCAGCGCGACGTGCTCTCCGCGGAGGGCGACGACCCCGCGAGCTGGACCCTGGCGACCGGCGAGGCCGCCTCCGACGAGGTGCTGGCCGACCTCGCCTTCGCCTGGCGCGCCTGCCGGGCGGTGAAGTCCAACGCCATCCTGCTCGCCTCCGGCGGCGCCTCCGTCGGCGTCGGGATGGGCCAGGTCAACCGCGTCGACTCCTGCCGCCTCGCGGTCGAGCGGGCGGGGGAGCGGGCCGCGTCGGCGGTCGCGGCCTCCGACGCGTTCTTCCCGTTCGCCGACGGCCCGCAGATCCTCATCGACGCGGGGGTGCGGGCGATCGTCCAGCCCGGCGGCTCGGTGCGCGACGCCGAGGTGGTCGCGGCGTGCGAGGCGGCGGGCGTGACGATGTACCTCACCGGGGCCCGGCACTTCTTCCACTGA
- a CDS encoding DUF6350 family protein — MTSLLTRPEHPRTEAPRPRPLVLIATFGGALAALGPLVVLLAVGVIGWFASDAGVHGAPRDGMRVGALAWLAGHGSGVTVMGARITIVPLGVTAIAAWSMWRLGHRVGDAVSGHGPDADRISDGERDLTVPTAIALFFSAYAVVAVMVATLAAGTTADPSLPRVLGWSLLLTAFVAAPAIAIGSGRAAIWAAFVPLSVRAGAAVAGAVLARLLALSALVFLVALALSFDDAATMTSRLHQSPAEAGLYSLVNAAFAPNAALFTGSWLLGPGFAMGGATVVSPGAVVLGPLPVVPLLAALPAVGTPAGWVGALMALPALVAAWSAHRTLRGRVLTWDRIALAGCGGGLAAGVGFALLASLSGGAAGPGRMRFVGPFTRDVLVHSVTACGIGALAGAAVLSWLAWRAARAVPQVPAPAGDPAHPGAED; from the coding sequence ATGACGTCGCTCCTGACCCGACCCGAGCACCCCCGGACCGAGGCTCCCCGGCCGCGTCCGCTCGTGCTCATCGCCACGTTCGGCGGCGCCCTCGCCGCCCTCGGTCCGCTCGTCGTGCTGCTGGCGGTCGGGGTCATCGGCTGGTTCGCCAGCGACGCGGGCGTCCACGGCGCCCCGCGCGACGGGATGCGGGTCGGGGCCCTGGCCTGGCTGGCCGGTCACGGCTCCGGCGTCACGGTCATGGGCGCGCGGATCACGATCGTCCCCCTCGGCGTCACGGCGATCGCCGCCTGGTCGATGTGGCGCCTGGGCCACCGCGTCGGCGACGCCGTCTCCGGCCACGGCCCCGACGCCGACCGCATCTCCGACGGCGAGCGCGACCTCACCGTGCCCACCGCGATCGCCCTGTTCTTCTCCGCCTACGCCGTCGTGGCCGTCATGGTCGCGACCCTCGCCGCCGGCACCACCGCCGACCCGTCCCTGCCGCGGGTGCTCGGCTGGAGCCTGCTCCTGACCGCGTTCGTCGCGGCGCCCGCCATCGCGATCGGCTCGGGCCGCGCGGCGATCTGGGCGGCGTTCGTGCCGCTCTCGGTCCGCGCGGGCGCCGCCGTGGCCGGAGCCGTGCTGGCCCGGCTGCTCGCCCTCTCCGCGCTCGTGTTCCTCGTCGCGCTGGCCCTCTCCTTCGACGACGCCGCCACGATGACCTCGCGGCTGCACCAGAGCCCGGCCGAGGCCGGGCTCTACTCGCTCGTCAACGCCGCGTTCGCGCCCAACGCGGCCCTGTTCACCGGCTCGTGGCTGCTCGGCCCCGGCTTCGCGATGGGTGGGGCCACCGTGGTCTCGCCCGGCGCGGTGGTCCTGGGGCCGCTGCCGGTCGTGCCGCTGCTCGCCGCGCTGCCCGCCGTCGGCACGCCCGCCGGCTGGGTCGGCGCGCTGATGGCGCTGCCGGCGCTGGTCGCGGCCTGGTCGGCCCACCGCACGCTGCGCGGCCGGGTGCTGACCTGGGATCGGATCGCGCTCGCCGGCTGCGGTGGCGGGCTCGCGGCCGGCGTCGGCTTCGCCCTGCTCGCCTCGCTGTCCGGCGGTGCGGCCGGGCCTGGCCGCATGCGGTTCGTCGGCCCGTTCACCCGCGACGTCCTGGTGCACTCGGTCACGGCGTGCGGGATCGGTGCGCTGGCCGGTGCGGCCGTGCTGTCGTGGCTGGCCTGGCGCGCGGCCCGGGCGGTGCCCCAGGTGCCCGCACCGGCCGGCGACCCGGCCCACCCCGGCGCCGAGGACTGA
- a CDS encoding deoxyribodipyrimidine photo-lyase: protein MPTSDRDARSSLVWFRRDLRVRDNPALLAALEEGTTTALFVVDPALWAGSGPARRAWLAANVLALAERIPLTIHHGDPREVVPRVAAGRRVHVAAETTPYGRRRDEAVGREVELVATGSPYAVGPGLVRNGSGGPYQVFSAFARAWREHGWPEPAPTPRSPAIEPGQSDPRALGLLEDAVAGAPFDLPPAGEDAAWRRWRAFRDAGLHDYDVARDRPHHDGTSRLSPYLHLGVLHPRSLLAEVAHTSTYATELAWREFYADVLWHAPGSAWADLRPALAGMRYDDPEDAVEAWRTGTTGYPVVDAGMRQLLHTGWMHNRVRMITASFLTKDLHVWWPVGARHFLDLLIDGDVASNNHGWQWVAGTGTDASPYFRVFNPVTQGLKFDPDGDYVRRWVPELAHLPGRVAHEPWRSDVGHEHDYPVRIVDHAEERREALERYQAARR, encoded by the coding sequence ATGCCCACCTCGGACCGGGACGCGCGCTCGAGTCTCGTGTGGTTCCGCCGCGACCTGCGGGTGCGCGACAACCCGGCGCTGCTGGCGGCCCTCGAGGAGGGCACCACGACGGCGCTCTTCGTGGTCGACCCCGCCCTGTGGGCGGGGTCGGGCCCCGCCCGGCGGGCGTGGCTCGCCGCCAACGTGCTGGCCCTGGCCGAGCGCATCCCGCTGACGATCCACCACGGCGACCCGCGCGAGGTCGTGCCCCGGGTGGCCGCCGGCCGGCGGGTGCACGTCGCCGCCGAGACGACCCCCTACGGCCGTCGCCGCGACGAGGCGGTGGGCCGGGAGGTCGAGCTGGTCGCCACCGGATCGCCGTACGCCGTCGGTCCCGGGCTCGTGCGCAACGGCAGCGGCGGGCCCTACCAGGTGTTCAGCGCCTTCGCCCGGGCGTGGCGCGAGCACGGCTGGCCGGAGCCGGCCCCCACGCCCCGCTCCCCCGCGATCGAGCCGGGCCAGTCCGACCCGCGCGCGCTCGGCCTGCTCGAGGACGCGGTGGCCGGCGCGCCGTTCGACCTCCCCCCGGCCGGCGAGGACGCCGCGTGGCGGCGCTGGCGGGCGTTCCGCGACGCCGGCCTGCACGACTACGACGTGGCGCGCGACCGTCCCCACCACGACGGCACGTCGCGGCTCTCGCCCTACCTGCACCTCGGGGTGCTGCACCCCCGCTCCCTCCTCGCGGAGGTCGCGCACACCTCGACGTACGCCACCGAGCTGGCGTGGCGCGAGTTCTACGCCGACGTCCTGTGGCACGCCCCGGGGTCGGCGTGGGCCGACCTGCGCCCCGCACTGGCGGGCATGCGCTACGACGACCCGGAGGACGCCGTCGAGGCGTGGCGCACCGGCACCACGGGCTACCCGGTCGTCGACGCCGGGATGCGCCAGCTGCTGCACACCGGGTGGATGCACAACCGCGTGCGGATGATCACCGCCTCGTTCCTCACCAAGGACCTGCACGTGTGGTGGCCCGTCGGCGCCCGCCACTTCCTCGACCTGCTCATCGACGGCGACGTCGCGTCCAACAACCACGGCTGGCAGTGGGTGGCCGGCACGGGCACCGACGCCTCGCCCTACTTCCGCGTCTTCAACCCGGTCACCCAGGGCCTGAAGTTCGACCCGGACGGCGACTACGTGCGCCGCTGGGTCCCCGAGCTCGCCCACCTGCCGGGGCGGGTCGCCCACGAGCCGTGGAGGTCCGACGTGGGCCACGAGCACGACTACCCCGTGCGGATCGTCGACCACGCCGAGGAGCGGCGCGAGGCCCTCGAGCGCTACCAGGCCGCCCGCCGGTGA
- the purN gene encoding phosphoribosylglycinamide formyltransferase, whose product MQQPARLVVLVSGAGTNLQALVDACADPAYGARVVAVGADRDGIEGLARAERAGIPTFVRKLSDFETREGWDASLATVVERFEPHLVVSAGFMKLLSTEFLDRFLTVNTHPALCPAFPGMHGPRDALEHGVKVTGATLFVVDGGVDTGPIVAQVPVEVADDDDVASLHERIKTAERAMLVDAVGRIARDGITVEGRRVRIGAPAR is encoded by the coding sequence GTGCAGCAGCCCGCCCGCCTCGTCGTCCTCGTCTCGGGGGCCGGCACCAACCTCCAGGCCCTGGTCGACGCCTGCGCCGATCCGGCGTACGGCGCCCGGGTGGTGGCGGTCGGCGCCGACCGCGACGGCATCGAGGGCCTGGCCCGCGCCGAGCGCGCCGGCATCCCCACGTTCGTGCGCAAGCTGTCGGACTTCGAGACCCGCGAGGGATGGGACGCGTCGCTGGCGACGGTCGTGGAGCGCTTCGAGCCCCACCTGGTGGTGTCCGCGGGGTTCATGAAGCTGCTGTCCACCGAGTTCCTCGACCGGTTCCTCACCGTCAACACGCACCCGGCGCTGTGCCCGGCGTTCCCGGGGATGCACGGCCCGCGCGACGCCCTCGAGCACGGCGTCAAGGTGACCGGGGCGACCCTGTTCGTGGTCGACGGCGGCGTCGACACCGGGCCGATCGTGGCGCAGGTGCCCGTCGAGGTGGCCGACGACGACGACGTCGCGTCGCTGCACGAGCGGATCAAGACCGCCGAGCGCGCCATGCTCGTCGACGCGGTGGGCCGCATCGCCCGCGACGGCATCACGGTGGAGGGTCGCCGGGTTCGCATCGGCGCTCCCGCTCGGTAG